The segment TCTCCAGAGCAGGCTCATGGTTCCTGGCATTATACCGGTTATTACGTAATCCAGCCGCCGTTCGGACTGATGACCTGACCCGTGATATAACCGGACTCAGGCAGCGCCAGAAAATAAACAAGCGAGGATATATCCTCAGGGGTAGCCAGCCTCCCCGCAGGGATCTCCTCCTCCAGCATTTTCAGTTCATCCGCCTGCAGATTGGACAGCATGGCCGTGTGAACTGCTCCAGGCGCTACAGCGTTCACAGTGACCTTGGAGGGGGCCAGCTCCTTGGCGAGCGCCTTGGTAAAAGCATTCACTCCGCCCTTACTGGCCGAATAAGCCACTTCACAGGAGGCACCTGAGATCCCCCACACCGAAGACACATTAATGATCCGGCCGTAACGCTGCGTGACCATATAAGGCATGAAAATCTGGCTGCACATGAAGGTGCCCTTCAGATTCACCGCCATGATATCGTCCCACTCCTCCTCGGTCAGATCGGCTAACATGCCATAATGAGCTTTCCCGGCATTATTGACCAGGATATCCGGCATCATGCCGCTGCTCTCCAGCCTTTCAGCCATGCGTACGAGCTGACTACGGTCTTTCATGTCCGCCGCTACAGTCATTACCTTCGCCCCCAGCGCCAGACAGCGCCGGGCCACATCATTTGCCGCTTCATGCGAATTCATATAATGAATCACAATATTCATCCCCACCGAAGCAAAACGCTCAGCGATCGCGCCGCCGATTCCCCCGCTGCCCCCGGTAATGAGCACTGTCATTTCGCCAATCGGTTTGCTGTCCTCTCCCGGTAACATCATTAAGGACTCACCACCAGCGACACGGCCAGCTGCTCCCAGTTCACATGGGCATGGAGCCGGGCATTCACTTCCTCCAGAGTGATCGATTCATACAGGGGAAGCACTTCAAACAGATCTCCTCCACGGAACTGGTAACGGGTGAACTCATGGGCAATGCTCTCCGGCGAATTCAGCATCCGCAGGAAGCCGCCGATTTTCTTTTTGCGGGCCCGTTCGAAATCCTTCTCCGCGAAGCCCGTCTCCAGAATACGTCCTACCTCTTCCTTAATCCGTTCAAGCAGCAGCCCCGGATCTTTGGTATCGCCGCCGATCGCCGAGAAGGCATACTCCGCAGAGCTGTTAAATTCGTGACCGAAGCTGTCGGAGATCAATTCCTCGTCATAGAGCTTCTGATACAATGCCGTACTGCTGCCAAACAGCAGATCCAGCATCAGCTTCGTGGTCAGATCACGGCGCACCGCCGCTTCACCGCTCAGACCATCCACCTTTTCCTTGAAGCCGAACATCATTTTGGGGATGGATACAGCGAGCCTGCTCTCCACATGCTTGGAGGCTACCTGCTCAGGCTCCTCCGCGAAGATACGCGTAATTTCACCCTGCTTCTCATAGCTCTTGCCCTGCTGATTGCTGCGGATCAGTTCAAATACCTGCTCAGGGTCCACTCCGCCGACAACGAACAGCAGCATATTGCTGGGATGATAGAAGGAATTGTAGCAGGTGTACAGCGTTTCTTTGGTGATGGTTGAGATCGACTCAATAGTACCGGCAATATCGATGTGAACCGGATGGGTAACGTACATCGCTTCAATCAGCCCGAAATAGACGCGCCAGTCGGGATTGTCGGCATACATATTGATTTCCTGCCCAATAATTCCCTTCTCCTTCTCCACGTTCTCATCGGTAAAATAAGGACGCTGCACAAAATCAACAAGCGTGCTTAGATTCTGCTCAATATTCTCCGTGGCCGAGAAAAGGTAGACCGTCTGGTCGAAGCTGGTGAAGGCATTCGCAGACGCACCATTGGAAGCAAAAGTGGCAAAAATGTCGCCTTCCGGCTCCTCGAACATTTTATGCTCCAGGAAATGGGCAATTCCGTCAGGTACTGTAGTCTCCTCACCGCCCGCCACCTTGAAGTGATTGTCTACCGAACCGTATTTCGTGGCAAAGGTGGCGTAGGTTTTGAGAAAAGCCGGCTTCGGCAGCACATACACCTGCAGTCCGTTATCCATAACCTCATGATAAAGTGTTTCTTGAAGCCGTTCGTAATGGAGCTTCTCCATCCCTATTCCTCCTTCCCTGTCAGGAAATAAATCGTATCCAGCTCAAAAGTATCCGCCGCAGCCTTCACTTCAGCCGCCCCCATGCCGTCGACCTGGTCCATCAGCTCCTGGGCAGAACGGTCTTTGCCGGATAGCTGGCGGTTGAAATCAAAGGAAATCATCTCAAACGCCGAATCCTGAATCTCGGACAGCAGGTTGCGGATCATCGCCTTGGTCTGGCTAAGCTCCAGGTCAGTGATATTGCCGGCCTTCAGCTCATCCAGCTGCTTGCGGATAATATCAACGGCTTTGCCGTAGTTCTGGGTCTCGATCCCCGATTGAATCGTCCCGATACCCTTATGCCCGTCATAACGGGAGGAGGCATAATACGCCAGACTCTCCTTCTCGCGCACATTGACGAACAGCTTGGAATGCGGGTAACCGCCAAGAATACCGTTGTACATCAGCGCGGAAGCATACCGGTCATCCTTGTAGGTAATCGAGGTCCGCAGCCCCATGTTCAGCTTGCCTTGATTCACATCCAGCTTCTCCTCCACCGTCCGCACTTCCGTAACCGTGACTGGCGTGAAGTCCGAGGTGTAGCCTCCGGCTTCGGAGTGATGGGCCCGGCCAAAATGAGCTGTCACCAGCTTCTCGACCTCCTCAGGTGTGGTATCGCCCACAACATACAGATCAAGCGTAGCCCCATTCAGCCAGGAGGTATAGCTCTGGTACAGCGTCTCAGGCGTGATAGCATCCAGATCGGCCCGTTGACCGAGGGGATGAAGACGGTAAGGCTCGTTGCGGCACATTTCCTCAATGCAGCGTTCTGCCGCGTAGCGGATTTTGTCATTCACAATGGATTCCAGCTTCTTGCGGATCGTCTCGCGTTCTGTAGCTACATAAGAAGCCCGGAAGCTTCCATTCTCAAGCAGGGGGCGGGTCAATACCTCTCCCAGAAAAGCAAAGGATTCCCCAAGCAGGCTCTCCTTGCTCTGCACAAAGGAATCATTGATCGTATCCATCCGGAACTGGACAATCTGGTAATCCCCGCGTTTATAAATATCGAAGCCGAAGCCGGCACCGTACAGCTCCTCCAGACGCTCGCGGAATTGGGTTGTTTCCGGGTAGGACGCTGTCCCCCGGCGGAGTACAAACGGAACCAGTGCGGTAGAGGTCACTGTACTTTCTTCAAGCGGAACGCCTGCATACAGTGAGATGGCGAATGTCTTGAACGCCTTGGTCGGCAGAACATGTATGCGCATGCCTGCGGCATGGCCATGTTGAAATCCATTATTAGTCAAGTCCAAAACTCCTTTGCAGCGTGGATGGATGCTCTATAACAAGTTTATGAAGTATTATCCATTCTAAACCATTCCAAAGTAAGGAAGCAACCGGAGGACAGCGTACCGGTTGCTCTTACGGAGGGTTGTATACAGACACAGTAAGCTACATGCAGAAAATATGCTGGCCGATCGTCTTCACCTGCGGACGGGACCAAATCCACTTGGAGGTCGCCGTCTTGGGATTGAAGTAATAGATACAGCCGCCCGACGGGTCCCAGCCGCTCAGAGCCTGCTGCACTGCCTTGCGTGCCTGTTCATTAGGCTCCAGATAGATCTGGCCGTCAGCTACGGCGGTGAAGGCTCCCGGCTGGAAAATGACGCCCGAAGGCGTATTCGGGAAGCTTGGGGATTTGACACGGTTGAGAATGACTGCGGCTACAGCCACCTGTCCTTCAAAAGGTTCACCGCGTGACTCGCCGTAAACCGCGTTAGCCATGATCTTCAGGTCGTTTTCGGACAAGCCCATGGTATTGCCGGAGGACAGCTCAGCCGTATTGGTTTTGGCTGCAGCTGCGCCGGAGGGCGTTTTCTTCTGGGCGGTAGACGTCTCGGGCGCTGTCGGCTTCCAGGCTGTAGTCGCATTGTATAGCTTAAGCTTCGTCTTGGCCCCGACTACCCCGTCGGATTTCAGGCCGAATTTCCACTGGAACCAGGTGACAGCATTCTTCGTCTTGGTCCCGAACTGACTGTCAATCTTGCCGTTAAAATAACCAAGATGCTTCAATCTTCCCTGCAGCTCATAGACATCCTGCCCGGAAGAGCCTACCTTAAGCGGAGTTGTGCCGAACACGGGCATGGCTTCCTCCCCTTCATCAGGGTGATCTGCGGCAACCTGTTCTGCTGCATATGGCTTGGCATAGATCAAATCATGATCTTTGAAGACTGCACCGGCAAACGGCGCAGCGGCAAGGGCAAGGGTAACGGCGGCAATGATCCACTGCTTATGTTTTGTCATGGGATTCGCTCTACCTTTCTCTTGGAAGTTCTGCATGAATGGCTAAAGTTATTATGACGACTGGCAGGGCTTCCTATGCATGACCGCAAATCAAGGAAACGTAAATCCATTGCAACTGAGAACGATTATCAACTATACTTGGGTTATGAAACAACAGGAGTTGAGAAGAAACATGGATTTTAAAGACCATATTGTACTGTGGAACCATGCTGCTGTAGAAGTTATCGATATCCGCAAGGCCTCATTCACTTCTGGACAACCTCCGCTGAACTATCGCCTTCCGGCTAGTACATACCTGTATATCGTTCGCGGCAGCGCAAGTCTGCTTATAGATGACAGCCGATATGAAATCAGCGGCGCAACTGTCTTTCACGGGGGCAAAGGCACTACGATTAAATTGCTGAAAACACATGAAATTCTGGATTATTACCTTATTATGTACCGTTCAACATTAACGCTGCCTGCCCGGCGCAACCTGACAGCGGTTCTGGAACGCAGCAAGCCTTTTACCGGAATCTATCACTTCACTCCTGTCCATCCCCTGCTGCTGTATGAGATTCTAGACCAGATGTATGGGGATTGGCAGACACGCCGCGCCCTGGAGCATCTGCATGTCAAAGTCCTGTTCTATCAATGGGTCCATGAGCTGCTTCATCAGATGCAGGAGCAGGAGCTGCACCCGCTTAGAGCAGATGTGCTCGACCAGGCTGTCCGTTATATGCATGATTCTTACAGCAGGCCGTTCACCCTGGATACACTTGCCGACACTTTGGGCACCAGCCCGAGGACATTATCGAGGCTATTCCGCATGCGGCTTCAGACCAGCCCCGCCCAATATCTGGTTCAGATTCGCATGGATAAGGCACGTGAGCTATTGCTGGGCACAGAAGCCACACTGCATGATATTGCAGCTGCTGTGGGCTACCCGGATGCGTATTCTTTTGGAAAAATGTTCAAAAAGCACTTCGGAAACTCTCCAGTGAGGTACAAAAATTCTGAGCAGGCCGCTTCCCCTTGGCGGGATATGATATCTGTGCTGTCTGCAAATGACATTGCCCGTGAAGGCACTCTCCGATATATTGATGATGATAATCATTATCAATATGATCAAAAAGGAGCGTCATCCATGTTCAGAACGGCCAAGCCATCCCTAATGTTAACCTTGTTGTTATGCTTCACCATAGTGTTAAGTGCCTGTTCCTCAGGAAATACCACTACAACGACGGCGGGCAACGGCACCAATACGCCAACCTCTTCGCCTGCTGCGACGGCATCCTCTACAACGTCCCCTGACAACACTGCAGCCGAGGCACAGACCCGGACGATCTCTACGGTAAAAGGAGATGTCGTGGTGCCTGCCGATCCTCAGCGTGTCGTGGTGCTGTATCTGCTGGGCGATGTGCTGGCTCTGGGCATCAAGCCCATAGGGGTATCTGATGTGTCCGAAGGCGCTGCCTTTGAGAATGAATTGAAGGATGTACAGAAGCTGGGCACCTGGTTCGAGGCTAGCCCTGAGGTTGTACTGTCGCTTGAGCCCGATCTGATCATTGTTCCTTCTGAGGAAACCTATCAGGCATTGCATGACATCGCACCGACAGTGCTGGTCCCTTATGAGAAGATGACGACCGATGAACGGGTAGGATTCATTGGACATATTTTCGGCAAGGAAGAACAGGCTACCAGCCTTCTGAACAATTTCAAGGCCAAAGTGGAAGACAGTAAGCAGAAGCTGCAGGACGCGGGAATCCTCGGTTCAACGGTCTCCATCATGGAAGGCGGCTCAGACCGCAGCATGGTAGTGGTGATGAGCAAACAGTACGGCCGGGGTTCACAGGTCATTTATGAATATCTCGGAATGAAGGCTCCTGAGCTCCTCCAGCAAAAAATTGATTCCAAGACCGATATGGGCGGTGATTCCGTATCCTTTGAAGTGCTGGCCGACTACAGCGGGGATTATATCTTCCGCTCCTCCTATGAAGGGATGGCTGATCTGACGGAAGACCCGCTCTGGAACGGCATCCCTGCAGTCAAAGAAGGCCGGTTGATGAATATCGACTTCGGATTATCCTATTACAACGATATTTACTCCCTGAACGCACAGCTTGATTTCATTGTTGAGCATTTGCTTGCAGCACCACGGGTGAAGTAATATTGTTGCCCCTGCAAAATAAAAAGCTGTCCCGTAAGCCATTGCTGGCTTGCGGGACAGCTTTTTGCATTTATGAACTGAGTCTATTATGCTGATACTGCTCCAGCGACATCAGCACCTCACGCGGCTTGCTGCCCTCGTAAGGGCCGATGACGCCTCTGGCCTCCATAGAGTCGATCAAGCGTGCGGCACGGGTGTAACCGACGCGCATACGCCGCTGAAGCAGCGATACAGAGGCCTGCTTGGCTTCCAGCACGATCTGGACGGCCTGTTCATACAATTCATCCTGCGGCTCCTGATCCTCGCTCATGGTATCGTCCACCTCAGGCACAAGCGACTCGTCGTAATTCGCTTCCCCCTGGCTGCTGACATACTGCACAATCGTCTCTACTTCCTGATCGCTCATGAAAGCACCCTGAACACGGATCGGCTTGGAAGCCCCCATCGGCAGGAACAGCATATCGCCGCGTCCGAGCAGCTTCTCGGCACCCGGCATATCCAGAATGGTCCGGGAGTCCACATTCGAGGAGACACCGAAAGCAATCCGCGAAGGAATATTCGCCTTAATCAGGCCGGTGATCACATCTACCGAAGGACGCTGTGTGGCGATAATCAGATGAATTCCCGCCGCCCGCGCCATCTGGGCCAGCCGGCAGATTGCATCCTCTACATCATTCGCAGCAACCATCATCAGATCGGCAAGCTCGTCCACGATGACAACGATATACGGCAGTACTGCTGCCGGATTATCCTTCATCAAGTTGTTGTAGCCCTCCATGTTACGTGTGCCTGATTTGGAGAACAGCTCATACCGCTTCTCCATCTCCACCACAATCTTCTTCAAGGCCAGACTGGCACGCTTAGGGTCTGTAACTACAGGAGCCAGCAAATGCGGAATGCCGTTATATACATTCAGCTCGACCATCTTAGGGTCAACCATAAGGAATTTCACTTCATTCGGCTTAGCCTTATATAGAATGCTGGTAATAATACCGTTGATGCAGACTGATTTACCGGAGCCGGTTGCTCCCGCTACCAGCAAATGGGGCATCTTGGCGAGATTGCCGATAATCGTCTGGCCGGAGATATCCCGCCCGAAGGCAATCGACAGCCGTGACTCCGCATCCTGAAAAATCTGTGTCTCCATCACTTCGCGCATGGTGACGACCGAAACCTCCGAATTCGGCACTTCAATGCCGATGGCTGATTTGCCGGGAATCGGCGCTTCCATACGGATATCCTTGGCAGCCAGTGCCAGCGCGATGTCATCGGTAAGATTGACAATCCGGCTGACCTTCACGCCGATATCCGGCTGAATCTCATACCGGGTCACCGCCGGTCCGCGAACCACTTCCAGCACCTTCGCCCTTACACCGAAGCTCTCCAGTGTAGCCTCCAGCTTGCGTGCCGTCTGCATATAATCATTCTGATCGCCCGCCTTAGCCCCGTTAATCGGTTTAGCCAGCAAACGGAAGGACGGCAGCTTGTACGGCTTGGGCGGAGGTGGAGGCGGTATAATCGGAGCCGCCTCGCCCTCCTCTGCCGTTCCCAGCAGCCCGTCCAGCTCTAGAGGCAGTATACCCTCCCCGGATTCCCCTGACGGAGCAGAATCTGCTCCCGCTCTCGTAAGCTCAGCAGCACCTGTTCCGGTGGCAGCACCACCACGTGCCGCTGGTGAGAATTCGCTCCATTCCTCCCGGTCCTCGGCATTCAGCCCTTCAGAGCGGATATGCTCGAAGAAATCCCGGATGATCGGCGTTACAGGCTCAAGCTCCTCATCCGGGAAGTCCTCCTCGCCATACTCCTCCAGAGGAACACCTCCCGCTGCTGTCATTCTGGAGATGACCGGCCCCCCCCGCGGATCCGTAATGATGATATCCGTCACTTCATCCTCCGGATCACCCATGACTTCCGGCTGACTCTGGCGGGCAGCCCCGCTGAACCAGCCGGTTATTCTGCCCAGAAGCTTCGACTGTCCGCGTCTTGGCAGCTGCTGATCCGATCCGTCATCCTCTTCAAAGTAATCGTCATCATCCGCAGGTTCCGGCGTTGTAACTCTGCTGGCTCTAGCCGGTCTGCTGTTGACCACCGGTACAGCAGCCGGGCGGTTCGCCGCCCGGAGCTTAATTCCTTCAATCAGCTTCACAGCTCTTACCCGGAGTAGGGTAAACAGCTCTACATAGGAAAGATTGGTAATCAGCATGAAGCTGATGGCCAGCAATACAATCATCAGCAGCTTAGCACCCAGATTGCCGAACAGCCACAGGAGCGCAGCGTATTCAAGCGCACCGATGTACCCCCCGCTGATATCCTTGCCCAGCATGTATACACTGCTGTCGCCGGCGCCCGGTGAGAGGGCGCCGGATAAATCATTATGTATTTGAGACAGTACATTGCCCGGATGCAGCATCCCGAGCGGACCCAGCTTCTGCTGCATTGCCGATATGGTACTCATCAGGCACATGGACAACAGCAGGAGCAGGCCGCCGGTATAGCGGCTGTTCCAGGTGGACGGCCATTTCCTGTGAATCATTACCATCAGCCCATAGAAAATTCCGGCCAGCGGCAGCACAAAATAGAATCTGCCAAGTAAATACCCCGCCATGCTTGAGAGCGAGCGGCCGACAGCCGCTTCCCCCGACAATGCAATGACGGAAATCGTAATCAGCAGAATTCCGTAGATTTCATATTTTAAAACACTGCCCAGCAGCGCTTTCTTCTTCTTTCTTCTCCGTTTAGCCACGCCAGCCACCCCCGAGTCAACATTATACCATATAATGGCGTGGCGTACCTATGTTCTCTTTTGTCAGAATATGCATCTTTAGGGGGTTTGTTCGCACTTAGCGGTCCAGCTGAACGATTGCACCCGGGGAGAAGGCCGCATCCAGATATTTATCCAGCGGACACTGCAGCAGCCGGACCACCTTCGCCTGGCCTCCATCCAGCAGCTCTACCTGCATCAGCATGCCCTGAATAGTCATCTCCTGCACGGGAGAGGCATAACTCAGTGCCCCCTCGAATACCTGCTCCATCGGAAGAATGGTATAAAAGGTCATTGGGTCAGCCCCCCTGGCGTAAGCGTATCGTTCGTCTGAGAAGGAGCAGCGGCAATCATCCGGTTCAGATGGGCCAGTGCGGCACCGATTCCGCCCACTTCATCCATCAGGCCGAATCTGACGGCATCCTGGCCGCCCACTGCGGTGCCGATGTCCCGGTTCAGCTCTCCGGTCTTGAACATCAGATCCTTGAACTGTGATTCCGTGATGCGGGAATGAGAGGTCACGAACTTCACCATCCGCTCCTGCATCCGCTCCATATACTCGAAGGTCTGCGGCACGCCGATCACCAGGCCGTTCATCCGGATCGGATGGATCGTCATGGTTGCACTTTCGGCAATAATGGAATATGTGGAGGATACCGCTATAGGCACGCCGATGCTGTGACCGCCGCCGATGACTACCGTTACTGTAGGCTTCGACAAGGACGCGATCATCTCGGCAATGGCCAGTCCAGCCTCTACATCCCCGCCAACCGTATTGAGAATAATCAGCAGCCCCTTGATGGTCTTATTCTGTTCGGCGGCAACAAGCTGGGGAATAATATGCTCGTATTTCGTGGTCTTGTTATGCGGCGGCAAGACGAAATGCCCTTCAATCTGTCCTATAATCGTCATACAAAAAATATCCGGCTCCCCGGTCGGAACCACTGTCTGTCCCAATTCCTTAAGTACCCCTACAGGTCCCGGGATTCCTGGAGGAACCGGCTCATTCACTGCGGGCTTTACCTCCCCTGGCAGAATCTCTTCGTTACGCCCTCCGCCCGCCTTGCTTGCTTCTGTGATTTCCATCGTACACAGCGCTCCCCTTCTGCCTGCAACACCCGTGTGCTTCAGGATTCTAATTTCTGTTAGTATGACATTCCGGGGGACTGCCTTATGCACCATATCAATTGCACTTGTTTTTTCTGCTGCTAATTCAAGAGGCCGGGCCCTCTCTTTAACGGGCCGCCCTCAGTATTTCTTATTTTAATATTTGTCCACCACTGCTCCCAGTACTGCTCCGCGCACGTAGGTCTGACCTTTCAGGCTCTTTAACCCGTCCGCCGTCCCGGTCACAACTACGCCCAATATCCGGATATCACCGGCTTCCGGCGCCGCCTTGTCCTTTTTCAAATAATTGAAGATGCGCTGATACTCACTGTGGTGATTGTCCTTCTTGTCTACCCCAATCTGTACTGCGCCGATGAAATCCTCGGGCTTCGCCTGATTCCACTCCGGCTGGATGCCGAAACCGTAGACTCCGTAATTCGCACTCATCGGGGTCGGATAGTTCATTTTAGCGGGATCGTTCTCATTAGGAAACGGCTTAAAGCCGAACCCCTCGCGGTCATCATACGTATCGACCCAGTACCAGACCTGTTTTGCCCCAGCGGGCAGAATGCTCTTCGCTTCTTCAAACGAGTAGTCCTTGTCAAAAGATACCGCCAGCTCCACCCGCTTATCTCCGTTCATCCGGTCCAGCTCGGAGAGATCATTGATAATTTTTCCGTTGTAATCGACTCCCGGGATATAGAAGGCCATTTCTCTTTGTCCATTGTCGGAATTGTAATTCCGGTAATACTCGTACCCCTCCTGCTTCATACGCAAATCTTCTACGTTCAGGTTATTTGCCCCTCCGTATGCGCCCGTTGTGAAGGGGAACCACCAAGGATTGTAATTGAGCCATCTGGTTTTCCAGGGGATTGGTACGTCATCGACAATCTTGTAGGTATTCATTTCCAGGACGCCTGACAAAAAGCCGCGGTTATCCTTGTAGCCGGAATCGAATTCATTGGGACTGCTGATCCTCATATACTGCTGCTCGCTATAGTGGGCATTCATGGATAGATGACCTACAAGCTGCGCTGCTCCATAGAATACGATCAACAACGTAAGTACACTGACTCCGAGTGAAATCAGGATACTGCGGATCATACTCTTCCGTTTGGTTTTTTTCAGGGTGGTCATAATATTCTGGTCTTCTGCTTCTTCCCATGGGGCAGTCATTCGCCCTCACCTCCGTATAATTGTTGAAATTGCTGCCGCGCCCGGTAGAGCGTAGCCTTCACTGTTCCTTCCGTGATGCCAAGCATGGCGGAAATTTCCTTGTAGGACAGCTCCATTTCATATTTCAGCAGTATCAGCTGCCTGTTGGCTGGAATCATACCGGCCAGCACCTCTTCAATCTTCTCCTTGCGCTCCCGCCGCAGCAGCACCGCTTCCGGGAGCTCATGCTCAGGCGCAGGATGAACCTCCACTTCCTCGCTGTATTGAAACTTCTTCTTCCTGCGGCACAGGTCAAAATACCGGTTGATTGCAACCTTGTATAACCAGGCGCTGAATTTGCGCTCATCGATCGCTTCCAGATACAGCAGCGCCTTGTACACAGTGTCCTGCACAATATCCTCTGCATCTGAGGCCCCGGCACCGAGGCGGATCAAGTAGCGGCGGATCTCCGCCAGTTTGGGTTGGAGCACCTTCTCCAAGTCTCTTGGCTCCATGCTGCACCTCCTTGCCTGTATAAC is part of the Paenibacillus sp. FSL M7-0420 genome and harbors:
- the ymfI gene encoding elongation factor P 5-aminopentanone reductase translates to MMLPGEDSKPIGEMTVLITGGSGGIGGAIAERFASVGMNIVIHYMNSHEAANDVARRCLALGAKVMTVAADMKDRSQLVRMAERLESSGMMPDILVNNAGKAHYGMLADLTEEEWDDIMAVNLKGTFMCSQIFMPYMVTQRYGRIINVSSVWGISGASCEVAYSASKGGVNAFTKALAKELAPSKVTVNAVAPGAVHTAMLSNLQADELKMLEEEIPAGRLATPEDISSLVYFLALPESGYITGQVISPNGGWIT
- the yfmH gene encoding EF-P 5-aminopentanol modification-associated protein YfmH, encoding MEKLHYERLQETLYHEVMDNGLQVYVLPKPAFLKTYATFATKYGSVDNHFKVAGGEETTVPDGIAHFLEHKMFEEPEGDIFATFASNGASANAFTSFDQTVYLFSATENIEQNLSTLVDFVQRPYFTDENVEKEKGIIGQEINMYADNPDWRVYFGLIEAMYVTHPVHIDIAGTIESISTITKETLYTCYNSFYHPSNMLLFVVGGVDPEQVFELIRSNQQGKSYEKQGEITRIFAEEPEQVASKHVESRLAVSIPKMMFGFKEKVDGLSGEAAVRRDLTTKLMLDLLFGSSTALYQKLYDEELISDSFGHEFNSSAEYAFSAIGGDTKDPGLLLERIKEEVGRILETGFAEKDFERARKKKIGGFLRMLNSPESIAHEFTRYQFRGGDLFEVLPLYESITLEEVNARLHAHVNWEQLAVSLVVSP
- the yfmF gene encoding EF-P 5-aminopentanol modification-associated protein YfmF, with protein sequence MTNNGFQHGHAAGMRIHVLPTKAFKTFAISLYAGVPLEESTVTSTALVPFVLRRGTASYPETTQFRERLEELYGAGFGFDIYKRGDYQIVQFRMDTINDSFVQSKESLLGESFAFLGEVLTRPLLENGSFRASYVATERETIRKKLESIVNDKIRYAAERCIEEMCRNEPYRLHPLGQRADLDAITPETLYQSYTSWLNGATLDLYVVGDTTPEEVEKLVTAHFGRAHHSEAGGYTSDFTPVTVTEVRTVEEKLDVNQGKLNMGLRTSITYKDDRYASALMYNGILGGYPHSKLFVNVREKESLAYYASSRYDGHKGIGTIQSGIETQNYGKAVDIIRKQLDELKAGNITDLELSQTKAMIRNLLSEIQDSAFEMISFDFNRQLSGKDRSAQELMDQVDGMGAAEVKAAADTFELDTIYFLTGKEE
- the sleB gene encoding spore cortex-lytic enzyme yields the protein MTKHKQWIIAAVTLALAAAPFAGAVFKDHDLIYAKPYAAEQVAADHPDEGEEAMPVFGTTPLKVGSSGQDVYELQGRLKHLGYFNGKIDSQFGTKTKNAVTWFQWKFGLKSDGVVGAKTKLKLYNATTAWKPTAPETSTAQKKTPSGAAAAKTNTAELSSGNTMGLSENDLKIMANAVYGESRGEPFEGQVAVAAVILNRVKSPSFPNTPSGVIFQPGAFTAVADGQIYLEPNEQARKAVQQALSGWDPSGGCIYYFNPKTATSKWIWSRPQVKTIGQHIFCM
- a CDS encoding AraC family transcriptional regulator, which codes for MDFKDHIVLWNHAAVEVIDIRKASFTSGQPPLNYRLPASTYLYIVRGSASLLIDDSRYEISGATVFHGGKGTTIKLLKTHEILDYYLIMYRSTLTLPARRNLTAVLERSKPFTGIYHFTPVHPLLLYEILDQMYGDWQTRRALEHLHVKVLFYQWVHELLHQMQEQELHPLRADVLDQAVRYMHDSYSRPFTLDTLADTLGTSPRTLSRLFRMRLQTSPAQYLVQIRMDKARELLLGTEATLHDIAAAVGYPDAYSFGKMFKKHFGNSPVRYKNSEQAASPWRDMISVLSANDIAREGTLRYIDDDNHYQYDQKGASSMFRTAKPSLMLTLLLCFTIVLSACSSGNTTTTTAGNGTNTPTSSPAATASSTTSPDNTAAEAQTRTISTVKGDVVVPADPQRVVVLYLLGDVLALGIKPIGVSDVSEGAAFENELKDVQKLGTWFEASPEVVLSLEPDLIIVPSEETYQALHDIAPTVLVPYEKMTTDERVGFIGHIFGKEEQATSLLNNFKAKVEDSKQKLQDAGILGSTVSIMEGGSDRSMVVVMSKQYGRGSQVIYEYLGMKAPELLQQKIDSKTDMGGDSVSFEVLADYSGDYIFRSSYEGMADLTEDPLWNGIPAVKEGRLMNIDFGLSYYNDIYSLNAQLDFIVEHLLAAPRVK
- a CDS encoding FtsK/SpoIIIE family DNA translocase, with product MAKRRRKKKKALLGSVLKYEIYGILLITISVIALSGEAAVGRSLSSMAGYLLGRFYFVLPLAGIFYGLMVMIHRKWPSTWNSRYTGGLLLLLSMCLMSTISAMQQKLGPLGMLHPGNVLSQIHNDLSGALSPGAGDSSVYMLGKDISGGYIGALEYAALLWLFGNLGAKLLMIVLLAISFMLITNLSYVELFTLLRVRAVKLIEGIKLRAANRPAAVPVVNSRPARASRVTTPEPADDDDYFEEDDGSDQQLPRRGQSKLLGRITGWFSGAARQSQPEVMGDPEDEVTDIIITDPRGGPVISRMTAAGGVPLEEYGEEDFPDEELEPVTPIIRDFFEHIRSEGLNAEDREEWSEFSPAARGGAATGTGAAELTRAGADSAPSGESGEGILPLELDGLLGTAEEGEAAPIIPPPPPPKPYKLPSFRLLAKPINGAKAGDQNDYMQTARKLEATLESFGVRAKVLEVVRGPAVTRYEIQPDIGVKVSRIVNLTDDIALALAAKDIRMEAPIPGKSAIGIEVPNSEVSVVTMREVMETQIFQDAESRLSIAFGRDISGQTIIGNLAKMPHLLVAGATGSGKSVCINGIITSILYKAKPNEVKFLMVDPKMVELNVYNGIPHLLAPVVTDPKRASLALKKIVVEMEKRYELFSKSGTRNMEGYNNLMKDNPAAVLPYIVVIVDELADLMMVAANDVEDAICRLAQMARAAGIHLIIATQRPSVDVITGLIKANIPSRIAFGVSSNVDSRTILDMPGAEKLLGRGDMLFLPMGASKPIRVQGAFMSDQEVETIVQYVSSQGEANYDESLVPEVDDTMSEDQEPQDELYEQAVQIVLEAKQASVSLLQRRMRVGYTRAARLIDSMEARGVIGPYEGSKPREVLMSLEQYQHNRLSS
- a CDS encoding YlzJ-like family protein — translated: MTFYTILPMEQVFEGALSYASPVQEMTIQGMLMQVELLDGGQAKVVRLLQCPLDKYLDAAFSPGAIVQLDR
- a CDS encoding ClpP family protease, which produces MEITEASKAGGGRNEEILPGEVKPAVNEPVPPGIPGPVGVLKELGQTVVPTGEPDIFCMTIIGQIEGHFVLPPHNKTTKYEHIIPQLVAAEQNKTIKGLLIILNTVGGDVEAGLAIAEMIASLSKPTVTVVIGGGHSIGVPIAVSSTYSIIAESATMTIHPIRMNGLVIGVPQTFEYMERMQERMVKFVTSHSRITESQFKDLMFKTGELNRDIGTAVGGQDAVRFGLMDEVGGIGAALAHLNRMIAAAPSQTNDTLTPGGLTQ